A single window of Metallosphaera hakonensis JCM 8857 = DSM 7519 DNA harbors:
- a CDS encoding dienelactone hydrolase family protein — MEEKVIRFPSFDGNEVDGFLVNGGNKAGIIVISEIWGITEYIRNVARRLAGLGYVALAPNLYSRNKDFNEQTISGVMRRFFSLPPEKRGDKEAISKLVEGLSDKEKKIYEELVMNRVATEDRMLKDLEHTYEYLKSMGLPKIGSIGFCMGGGLAFQISTQVPIDATVVYYGRNPRNLEDIARIKGPVLAHYAGEDSAINQGVPDMVRAMIQYKKELDMKIYPGTYHAFATEGGQVYNETAARDAWDRTVRFYTKILG; from the coding sequence ATGGAAGAAAAAGTAATCAGGTTTCCAAGTTTCGATGGAAACGAGGTAGATGGTTTCTTAGTTAACGGCGGAAATAAGGCAGGGATCATAGTGATCTCTGAGATATGGGGCATCACAGAGTACATAAGGAACGTAGCCAGGCGCCTAGCTGGACTAGGTTACGTAGCTTTAGCTCCGAACCTCTACTCTAGGAACAAGGACTTCAATGAGCAAACGATTTCGGGTGTCATGAGGAGGTTCTTTTCGTTGCCTCCGGAGAAGAGAGGCGATAAGGAAGCTATTTCAAAGTTAGTGGAGGGACTTTCAGACAAGGAAAAGAAGATCTATGAAGAACTTGTCATGAATAGGGTAGCCACGGAGGATCGTATGCTCAAGGACTTAGAGCATACTTACGAGTACTTGAAGTCAATGGGGTTACCTAAGATAGGATCGATAGGCTTTTGTATGGGCGGAGGTCTCGCGTTTCAGATCTCAACCCAGGTCCCCATAGATGCCACGGTCGTGTATTACGGCAGGAACCCGAGGAACTTGGAGGACATTGCCAGGATAAAGGGTCCGGTTTTAGCTCACTATGCTGGAGAGGATTCGGCAATTAATCAGGGTGTTCCCGATATGGTGAGGGCAATGATTCAATATAAGAAGGAACTGGATATGAAAATATACCCAGGGACTTACCACGCTTTTGCCACCGAGGGAGGACAGGTATATAACGAGACTGCAGCGAGGGACGCGTGGGACAGGACAGTGAGATTCTACACGAAAATCCTGGGATGA
- a CDS encoding type II toxin-antitoxin system VapC family toxin yields MYGERAKELLEIVETEEAYSSTLIISQVLAHLERRGKNHVIPVFINYLQQSGMNIAETNWEDIINALRILQSSGLSYKLWDDATIFAQMKRLKIDTIYSNDKDFDLFNIKRKF; encoded by the coding sequence TTGTACGGTGAAAGGGCCAAGGAGCTACTAGAGATTGTTGAGACTGAGGAGGCTTATTCTTCAACACTCATAATTTCCCAGGTTTTAGCTCATTTAGAGAGGAGAGGAAAGAACCATGTAATTCCAGTCTTCATTAATTACCTTCAGCAATCTGGAATGAATATTGCCGAAACTAACTGGGAAGACATTATTAACGCTTTAAGAATCTTGCAGAGTTCAGGACTGAGCTATAAACTCTGGGATGATGCAACAATCTTTGCTCAGATGAAAAGACTCAAGATTGATACAATATATTCAAATGATAAAGATTTTGATTTATTTAACATAAAGAGAAAATTCTAA
- a CDS encoding PIN domain-containing protein produces the protein MRYFDTSVILLSILNDPRRDEGLKYLKQGGLTSELGLVELVSYLSRNLNEDPLPYAIKIINTFNIKIMNINGLRLSPFGDLTEVAHLAINVSRQVKLRTLDLLHLTYALLLNVDEIITADKEFIKAEKFLKERNITLNIVK, from the coding sequence TTGAGATATTTTGACACCAGTGTTATACTTTTGTCCATTTTAAATGATCCAAGAAGAGACGAGGGTTTAAAATATTTGAAGCAGGGAGGTCTAACCTCAGAATTAGGCTTAGTGGAGTTAGTTAGCTACCTTTCGAGAAACCTGAATGAGGATCCATTACCGTATGCTATAAAAATAATTAATACCTTTAATATAAAAATAATGAATATAAATGGGTTAAGACTATCTCCTTTTGGAGATTTAACCGAGGTGGCCCATTTGGCTATAAACGTTTCAAGGCAAGTTAAGTTGAGAACTTTAGATCTACTTCACTTAACATATGCCCTACTTCTTAATGTTGACGAAATAATCACAGCCGACAAGGAGTTTATTAAGGCAGAAAAATTTCTTAAAGAGAGGAATATAACCCTAAATATTGTGAAATAG
- a CDS encoding muconolactone Delta-isomerase, with protein MLYLIWFKIHQPESITQRHLMQIWQREAEAALPAVKQGKIKGLWKVSGKREVVAILDADSHEEIDQILENLPIMREMGYGVEIEIYPLHPYENFYELIKKLVA; from the coding sequence ATGTTGTACCTAATCTGGTTCAAGATACATCAGCCTGAATCAATCACGCAGAGACATCTAATGCAGATATGGCAAAGGGAAGCTGAGGCAGCTTTACCTGCAGTGAAACAGGGTAAAATAAAGGGGCTCTGGAAGGTCTCAGGAAAGAGAGAGGTCGTTGCGATACTTGACGCTGACTCCCACGAGGAAATTGACCAAATATTAGAGAACTTGCCCATAATGAGAGAAATGGGATATGGAGTGGAGATAGAAATTTATCCATTACATCCATACGAAAACTTTTATGAACTCATAAAGAAGCTGGTAGCCTAA
- a CDS encoding B12-binding domain-containing radical SAM protein: protein MSGWRVILTSDRGSFTKFGPSSVLGYVACMPSRLVPRFFMDNFFTPPIKEVDKEGKALYAPYALRKIEATLLANGIGDVAVIQPERLEKVVSNSTKVVGISVHDPRGLDPVTFKLALLFGGGKSWLEEFFNELGETISRLKRKYNFKVMAGGPGAWELARNRPEWLDVLVLGEAEVILPSVVNQMLNGESVPPVVKGRDPKVDEIPPIVAPTRWGEVQVTRGCPRGCSFCSITPETFRSIPMETIKKEVEVNLSGGIRNIDLITDDILLYGSSKLRVNHDAIVKLFTEIRKMGVDGVFWPHISAPAVRDSPKTIQAMADIAEYSFDRSVMPVVGLENGSLKILEKYMPAKAFPWTPRQWGDVILDATAIMNDNYIFPCYTMTIGYKEETDDDVQESIDLVQKIIDRDFTAWIFPLPVIPISTTRIKDNPFPAIERLPSRYWDLLYITWTYNMKVTRKLAPRLSGSRGFTGMVVKFMIDRIFSSIEWFFRELKESRGKSSMKFSTININNTTGTIRAIMELGRLTFKSGNS, encoded by the coding sequence ATGTCTGGATGGAGAGTTATCCTAACCTCTGATAGGGGATCGTTCACAAAGTTCGGTCCATCTAGTGTTCTGGGATATGTGGCATGCATGCCATCTAGACTTGTACCGAGATTCTTTATGGATAACTTCTTCACTCCACCGATAAAGGAAGTTGACAAAGAGGGGAAGGCTCTCTACGCCCCTTATGCCCTAAGGAAGATAGAGGCTACACTTTTGGCGAATGGGATAGGAGACGTGGCGGTCATTCAACCAGAAAGACTGGAGAAAGTCGTTTCCAACTCCACTAAAGTGGTTGGGATCTCAGTTCACGACCCTAGGGGTCTAGATCCCGTTACCTTCAAGTTAGCCCTACTCTTTGGTGGGGGCAAGTCGTGGTTGGAAGAGTTCTTTAACGAACTTGGGGAAACGATCTCAAGGCTGAAGAGAAAATATAACTTTAAGGTAATGGCAGGTGGTCCAGGAGCTTGGGAATTGGCCAGGAATAGGCCAGAATGGCTCGACGTTTTAGTCCTTGGGGAGGCAGAAGTCATCTTGCCCTCGGTGGTCAATCAAATGTTGAACGGCGAGAGTGTTCCACCCGTGGTTAAAGGAAGGGATCCGAAGGTAGATGAAATTCCGCCTATCGTTGCTCCCACCAGATGGGGCGAAGTTCAAGTTACTAGGGGATGTCCTAGGGGATGTAGTTTCTGCTCTATTACTCCTGAGACCTTCAGGTCCATTCCCATGGAAACCATAAAGAAGGAAGTTGAGGTTAACCTAAGTGGTGGAATAAGGAACATTGACCTCATAACTGACGACATACTCCTCTACGGTTCCTCGAAACTGAGAGTTAACCACGACGCCATAGTCAAATTATTCACTGAAATAAGGAAAATGGGCGTTGATGGAGTGTTCTGGCCCCATATCTCTGCTCCCGCCGTTAGGGATAGTCCTAAAACTATCCAAGCTATGGCCGACATCGCCGAATATAGTTTTGATAGATCAGTGATGCCCGTGGTTGGCCTCGAAAATGGGAGCCTAAAAATCCTGGAGAAGTACATGCCCGCTAAGGCGTTCCCCTGGACCCCTAGGCAGTGGGGAGACGTGATATTAGACGCCACTGCAATAATGAATGACAATTATATCTTCCCATGTTATACCATGACAATCGGTTACAAGGAGGAGACAGACGACGATGTTCAGGAAAGCATCGACCTAGTTCAGAAGATTATAGACCGGGATTTCACGGCCTGGATATTTCCGCTCCCGGTAATTCCCATTTCCACAACTAGGATTAAGGATAATCCATTCCCTGCAATTGAGAGATTGCCCTCAAGGTATTGGGACCTGTTATATATTACGTGGACATACAACATGAAGGTGACTAGGAAACTCGCCCCCAGACTTTCTGGGTCAAGGGGATTTACAGGTATGGTAGTGAAGTTCATGATAGATAGGATATTTTCCTCCATAGAGTGGTTCTTCAGAGAACTAAAGGAAAGTAGAGGTAAGAGTTCCATGAAATTCTCCACTATAAATATTAACAACACTACGGGTACCATAAGGGCAATAATGGAGCTGGGTAGACTGACCTTTAAGTCAGGAAACTCGTGA
- a CDS encoding fumarylacetoacetate hydrolase family protein, whose product MRIFSFLKSGEPRVGVQRDSKFLDLYEAYKILYGTREAPGFLTDMKKIIAMGKPVINVIRELESSWPKEAELTSEPDWLPPVPAPEKILCPAVNYRAHGQEAGTPPPPKPYFFTKFPSSLVGHDKPVVKPKVTEKLDWEVELGIVIGKHAKYVDPGNALNHVFGFTVFNDVSVRDWQFPEGWPKTLNPYGQNWVWGKAMDNTTPVGPVIVTIDEIRNPNSLSMSLKVNGVIEQNGNTRDLVFKVEELVSWASQGITLGPGDIISTGTPPGVGFAKGKYLKPGDVMEAVIEGVGTLRNKVVQE is encoded by the coding sequence ATGAGAATTTTTAGTTTCTTGAAATCTGGAGAACCACGAGTTGGAGTACAGAGAGACTCGAAGTTCTTGGATCTTTATGAAGCCTACAAGATACTCTACGGAACCAGGGAAGCTCCAGGTTTCCTCACGGACATGAAGAAGATCATAGCCATGGGAAAACCGGTAATCAACGTAATTAGGGAACTGGAAAGCTCCTGGCCTAAGGAAGCCGAGCTGACCAGTGAACCAGACTGGCTTCCTCCCGTTCCAGCTCCAGAGAAAATCTTATGTCCTGCAGTGAATTACAGGGCACACGGGCAGGAGGCTGGAACACCTCCACCACCTAAACCGTACTTCTTTACCAAGTTCCCCAGTTCACTGGTTGGACATGATAAACCCGTAGTTAAACCCAAGGTAACGGAGAAGCTGGATTGGGAAGTGGAACTGGGAATCGTGATCGGAAAGCATGCAAAGTACGTGGATCCAGGAAACGCACTTAATCACGTGTTCGGGTTCACGGTTTTCAACGATGTTTCAGTGAGGGATTGGCAATTCCCTGAAGGATGGCCGAAGACCCTTAATCCTTACGGGCAGAACTGGGTATGGGGGAAAGCCATGGACAACACTACACCGGTCGGTCCCGTAATAGTAACAATAGATGAGATAAGGAATCCTAATTCCCTATCCATGTCCCTAAAGGTCAACGGTGTCATTGAACAGAATGGTAACACCAGGGACCTCGTATTTAAGGTGGAAGAACTCGTGAGTTGGGCTTCCCAGGGAATAACACTCGGCCCAGGGGATATAATTTCAACAGGGACTCCCCCAGGAGTTGGGTTCGCTAAAGGGAAATATCTGAAGCCTGGAGATGTGATGGAGGCGGTCATAGAGGGAGTGGGGACATTAAGAAATAAAGTGGTTCAGGAATAA
- a CDS encoding DUF2173 family protein produces MSESAKLDRLMRLKGAVAAGKYTMEGKVEEYKGQIPKDIAEMVAMMVAANTMMGKMQAEGFTKLTGMKWTPFHGWAVAAGDYAVCVMGHYGVFVKLAEASFDEIFKTLMEVAK; encoded by the coding sequence ATGTCTGAGTCAGCCAAGTTGGATCGTCTCATGAGATTAAAGGGAGCCGTAGCTGCAGGCAAGTATACAATGGAAGGGAAAGTGGAGGAATACAAGGGTCAGATACCTAAAGACATAGCTGAAATGGTTGCGATGATGGTGGCTGCAAATACCATGATGGGGAAAATGCAGGCTGAAGGGTTCACTAAGCTCACTGGCATGAAATGGACTCCATTCCATGGATGGGCAGTTGCGGCAGGGGACTACGCAGTATGCGTCATGGGTCATTACGGGGTCTTCGTGAAATTGGCCGAGGCTAGCTTCGACGAGATATTTAAGACCCTAATGGAAGTCGCAAAGTAA
- a CDS encoding MFS transporter produces the protein MFVTISSSLYLSALGLSPVMVGLVFLGMTAYIAGFSMALGLLGDRVGYKKSLILGDLVPALALILLISSKNLLIVIPSAIITGLGGTAGGARGAFSPGLTALVARNWREDHERVRRMGRLTSVAALAGSGGGVLLAFHDYLPFGNINDYRFLFGIASGLLLASALCVAMVQERKGERKSTRFMKRSSLSYISKVIASNVLSGAGIGLAIPLLPLWFHLRFDASALSIGFMFTLASIGTSIGSYMATKFTGNPLRLATLTRIMNGGFLIAMALSPFFPLAGALYVIRGFNAGVGMPNRTAVNVRGVSEEDFGTASSLQGVATRLSQMSSGLSGYLLEESFALPLEVGGVAQMIGGVIYFALLKERSIGKEERGYEPRRAHHN, from the coding sequence ATGTTCGTTACGATCTCGAGTTCGCTTTACCTTTCTGCGTTGGGACTCTCACCGGTTATGGTGGGGCTTGTCTTCCTAGGAATGACAGCTTACATAGCTGGATTTTCCATGGCCTTGGGCTTACTTGGGGACAGAGTGGGATATAAGAAGTCGCTGATATTGGGCGATCTTGTACCGGCATTGGCCCTGATTCTTCTCATTTCCTCGAAAAATCTCCTGATAGTAATACCCTCAGCCATCATAACAGGTTTAGGAGGAACTGCTGGAGGAGCAAGGGGAGCGTTCTCTCCAGGGTTGACTGCCTTGGTAGCGAGGAACTGGAGAGAGGATCATGAAAGGGTGAGGAGAATGGGAAGACTAACCTCTGTCGCAGCATTAGCAGGGTCAGGAGGGGGAGTTCTATTAGCTTTCCACGACTACCTTCCCTTTGGTAACATTAACGACTATAGGTTCCTATTTGGGATAGCATCGGGTTTACTGTTGGCCTCAGCTCTATGCGTGGCCATGGTTCAAGAAAGGAAAGGAGAGAGGAAGTCTACCAGATTCATGAAGAGAAGCAGTCTTAGTTACATTTCCAAGGTTATCGCGTCCAATGTCCTATCAGGGGCTGGAATAGGTTTAGCAATTCCGCTTCTTCCGCTGTGGTTTCACCTCCGTTTCGATGCGTCCGCATTATCCATTGGTTTCATGTTCACTTTAGCGTCAATTGGGACATCGATAGGTTCCTATATGGCCACGAAGTTTACCGGAAATCCCTTGAGATTAGCTACTCTCACAAGGATAATGAACGGGGGATTCCTGATAGCGATGGCCCTCTCTCCATTCTTTCCGTTGGCTGGAGCCCTTTACGTGATAAGGGGATTCAATGCAGGAGTGGGAATGCCGAACAGGACTGCAGTGAACGTTAGAGGGGTGTCGGAAGAGGATTTTGGAACAGCCTCAAGTTTACAGGGTGTCGCGACTAGACTATCCCAGATGAGTTCGGGACTCAGTGGCTACTTACTTGAGGAAAGTTTCGCGTTACCCCTTGAGGTGGGGGGAGTAGCTCAGATGATTGGAGGAGTAATTTACTTTGCTCTCCTCAAGGAGAGATCAATTGGAAAAGAAGAGAGAGGATATGAACCTCGGAGAGCTCATCACAATTAA
- a CDS encoding OFA family MFS transporter, translated as MKREVFLVIGFIAMCFNSLYQYSWNALEPLLKSGFDVSIVQIALGFTLFSIFSSFFQPVGGHFADKNGPRNVGIIASILASLGFLGTYVSPNIYFFYLFWSLGSIGEGILYGIAANLAMKWFYDRMGFATGIVSMGFGLGSVVANPLILKIGNYKEVTIVIGLSELVIVTILMALIRYPTSSKGRPPGQVIFTTKFWLIYLSFIGAVVPLTTVSSQLSVLGKSLPPAELVTLISIFPLLSGGLRPIFGRVADMLGIVRTTLFLNVILLIGSISLVFGQLILTTVLVGFAGGSMITLYFNVAGEIFGTRFSTVNSGILYTGKAIGGILGSLTFAYLYTVNIGYSELFLILGSLLGVLALLPVIPRGQKRIRNP; from the coding sequence ATGAAAAGAGAGGTCTTTTTAGTAATTGGCTTCATTGCGATGTGTTTCAACTCTCTTTATCAATACTCATGGAACGCATTGGAACCCCTATTGAAGAGTGGTTTTGACGTCTCCATAGTACAAATCGCTTTAGGTTTCACTCTCTTCAGCATCTTCTCTTCCTTTTTCCAACCAGTCGGAGGTCACTTCGCAGATAAGAACGGGCCCAGAAACGTGGGCATTATTGCCTCTATTCTGGCGTCACTGGGATTCCTCGGTACCTATGTTTCTCCCAATATCTATTTCTTCTATCTTTTCTGGTCCCTGGGCAGTATTGGGGAGGGGATTCTTTATGGAATAGCTGCGAATCTGGCCATGAAATGGTTCTACGACAGAATGGGTTTCGCCACCGGTATAGTCTCCATGGGTTTCGGACTTGGCTCGGTTGTGGCGAACCCATTGATATTAAAGATTGGAAACTACAAGGAAGTGACCATCGTCATTGGGCTCTCAGAGTTAGTTATAGTAACTATTCTGATGGCATTGATCCGATATCCAACTTCAAGTAAGGGTAGACCCCCAGGTCAAGTCATCTTCACAACCAAGTTCTGGTTGATATATCTATCGTTTATTGGAGCCGTAGTTCCCCTAACTACCGTCTCCTCTCAGTTATCAGTCCTAGGGAAGTCGCTTCCCCCTGCCGAGTTAGTGACATTAATCTCAATATTCCCTCTTCTGAGCGGGGGTCTTAGACCGATCTTTGGTAGAGTTGCAGATATGCTTGGAATAGTCAGGACAACCCTATTCTTAAATGTTATCCTATTGATTGGTTCCATCTCACTGGTGTTTGGTCAATTGATCTTAACTACGGTCCTAGTTGGATTTGCCGGGGGATCCATGATAACTCTATACTTCAACGTAGCAGGTGAGATATTCGGAACCAGATTCTCCACGGTGAATAGCGGTATTCTATATACTGGAAAGGCCATCGGAGGAATTCTGGGCAGCCTTACGTTCGCCTATCTGTACACAGTTAACATAGGATACTCGGAGCTCTTCTTAATCTTAGGAAGCCTACTCGGAGTTCTTGCGTTATTACCAGTTATCCCAAGAGGACAAAAGAGGATCAGGAATCCGTGA
- a CDS encoding AbrB/MazE/SpoVT family DNA-binding domain-containing protein, with product MGYTGTVDERGRVVIPKEIREKLNLREGSKVEITLDNGRIIINLRKVSIDSIYGVAGKENVKIEDIEEALSFEDND from the coding sequence ATGGGTTATACAGGCACAGTAGACGAAAGAGGAAGAGTCGTAATACCGAAGGAGATTAGAGAAAAACTAAACTTGAGGGAAGGAAGTAAGGTAGAAATTACACTAGACAATGGAAGAATCATTATTAATTTAAGAAAAGTAAGCATAGATAGTATTTATGGAGTAGCAGGAAAAGAAAATGTTAAGATCGAGGATATCGAAGAGGCGCTAAGCTTTGAAGATAATGATTGA
- a CDS encoding transposase yields MIEGVQVPVYSQERLESLAQVMALEQFKLISPNPEKLVQAAPSLLQGNRGKDYVYLTRLGEGLGSLVGKTFTFWDQCGKVGKGKFGTVLAVDESGLTVGEKGELEALRDGVGLIPWRRKGVKARSVDLVHPVRCSLMLQFADLRGESPSLFLLHSVQEVVKHVEVDYVLADAGFLNFQVLREMPVKVVVRGKSGLKGFQQLSSLRLQESVRKVEDRTYVAYRELELDGLYYYDVVYVKDKERPRHFTFVTNFKGDPYTLAELYRLRWQIEEGFKVKKARIELVRKLRNKVFLFLYYTILDNAWNLFNRVVFGYVTPGKKFISFDSFIKLL; encoded by the coding sequence ATGATAGAAGGAGTACAAGTTCCCGTGTACTCCCAAGAGAGGTTGGAGTCCCTCGCTCAAGTTATGGCATTGGAGCAGTTTAAACTTATCTCCCCCAATCCCGAGAAGCTGGTCCAGGCAGCTCCTTCCCTACTTCAGGGGAACAGGGGGAAGGACTACGTGTACCTCACGAGGTTGGGAGAGGGGTTGGGCTCGCTTGTGGGCAAGACCTTCACGTTCTGGGACCAGTGCGGGAAGGTGGGTAAGGGGAAGTTCGGGACCGTGCTTGCAGTCGACGAGAGCGGGCTCACGGTGGGGGAGAAGGGGGAGTTGGAGGCCTTGAGGGACGGAGTTGGACTCATCCCGTGGAGGAGGAAGGGAGTGAAGGCCAGGAGCGTGGACTTAGTTCACCCAGTGAGGTGTTCCCTCATGCTCCAGTTCGCCGACCTGAGAGGAGAGAGCCCTTCTCTCTTCCTCCTCCACTCGGTGCAAGAGGTCGTGAAGCACGTGGAGGTAGATTACGTGCTCGCAGACGCGGGTTTCCTCAACTTCCAGGTACTGAGGGAGATGCCCGTGAAGGTCGTGGTGAGGGGGAAGTCCGGGTTGAAGGGCTTTCAGCAGCTCTCCTCCCTTCGTCTCCAGGAGAGCGTAAGGAAGGTGGAAGACAGGACTTACGTGGCGTACAGGGAGCTGGAGCTCGACGGCCTCTACTACTACGACGTGGTCTACGTGAAGGACAAGGAGAGGCCCAGGCACTTCACCTTCGTCACCAACTTCAAGGGCGACCCCTACACCTTAGCTGAACTCTACAGGCTAAGGTGGCAGATCGAGGAGGGCTTCAAGGTCAAGAAGGCCAGGATAGAGCTGGTGAGGAAGCTCAGGAACAAGGTCTTCCTCTTCCTCTACTACACGATACTGGACAACGCGTGGAACCTGTTCAACCGTGTCGTCTTCGGCTACGTCACTCCAGGCAAGAAGTTCATCTCCTTCGACTCCTTCATCAAACTTCTCTAA
- a CDS encoding thiamine pyrophosphate-binding protein yields the protein MNVAESIFKELSKFTSSIYGNPGTTEISFLKYLPRDFRYFLTLHDGLAIGMASGNSLLSGKIGVTNTHAAPGLMNSLGYVYSARLDRTPVLLLVGQQSTSHLLDEPILTVDLRNVPYVKDVIEIRRKEEVAKAMIRSVKTAISHPPGPVIVGLPYDIAEEEVGASNDITSETGRINLNSPCDPFDVEMVAEEINIAKQIAVVAGYEIDITDAHDEALELAKKVGSPVFAEPHFSRSPCSHIDIILPRSASGINRLLGQYDLILLLGGTLHNVLYMDQEFRWSKIIQVTMDPEEKSKRLWRTIICNPKDFLKLILLKVNEKRTSYQGKTTSQDRSVVEIMEYLTSKLDNYAIFEETPSYKEAVKRVVGTRKRLFFSNRSGFLGWALPASLGYITAGGKAVTLIGDGSFHFSPQALWTASQYDLEMRVLVLNNNGYESLRGRADYQANFFNPRTFPLRIAEAYGFETFETGNFRDGIDWLMERRGKRRVLEVTLDH from the coding sequence ATGAACGTGGCAGAATCTATTTTCAAGGAGTTATCTAAATTTACGAGCTCAATCTACGGTAATCCTGGGACCACTGAAATCTCGTTTTTAAAGTATCTTCCTAGAGATTTTCGTTATTTCCTTACTTTGCACGATGGTCTCGCAATAGGTATGGCTAGTGGAAATTCCCTGTTATCTGGAAAGATAGGGGTTACTAACACTCATGCAGCACCGGGTCTTATGAATTCCTTGGGTTATGTTTACTCCGCAAGATTAGATAGAACTCCAGTGTTACTTTTAGTGGGACAGCAATCTACGTCACACTTACTGGATGAACCCATATTGACAGTAGATCTAAGGAACGTGCCGTACGTAAAGGACGTCATAGAAATAAGGAGAAAGGAAGAGGTCGCCAAGGCCATGATTAGAAGTGTGAAGACTGCAATATCTCATCCTCCAGGACCCGTGATTGTTGGCCTACCCTATGACATCGCAGAGGAAGAAGTTGGGGCTTCAAACGATATTACCTCAGAAACAGGGAGGATTAACTTGAATTCTCCCTGTGATCCGTTCGACGTGGAGATGGTAGCTGAAGAAATTAACATTGCCAAACAAATTGCAGTAGTTGCAGGATACGAGATTGATATCACTGATGCCCACGATGAAGCATTGGAACTGGCCAAAAAGGTTGGATCTCCCGTGTTCGCTGAACCTCATTTCTCTAGATCTCCCTGTTCACATATTGATATAATATTACCTAGATCTGCCAGCGGTATCAATAGACTCCTAGGCCAATATGATCTAATCTTACTCTTAGGTGGCACGCTTCATAACGTTCTATACATGGATCAAGAGTTCAGATGGTCCAAAATTATACAAGTTACCATGGACCCGGAGGAGAAGTCCAAGAGACTATGGCGTACAATTATATGTAATCCAAAAGACTTCCTTAAACTTATACTCCTAAAGGTAAACGAAAAGAGAACCTCATATCAAGGAAAGACAACCAGTCAGGATAGGAGCGTCGTGGAAATAATGGAGTATCTGACCAGTAAGCTTGACAATTACGCTATCTTTGAGGAAACTCCTTCTTATAAGGAAGCTGTTAAAAGGGTTGTAGGTACTAGAAAACGTTTGTTTTTTTCGAACAGATCAGGCTTCCTGGGTTGGGCACTTCCTGCATCGTTAGGCTATATAACTGCAGGCGGAAAGGCAGTTACTCTAATAGGTGACGGTAGCTTTCACTTCTCCCCTCAGGCCCTATGGACAGCGTCCCAATACGATTTAGAAATGAGAGTCCTGGTACTGAATAATAACGGTTACGAGTCACTTAGAGGAAGGGCAGACTATCAGGCTAACTTCTTTAATCCAAGGACGTTTCCTCTTAGAATAGCTGAGGCATATGGATTTGAAACCTTTGAGACCGGTAACTTTAGAGATGGCATAGATTGGTTAATGGAGAGAAGGGGGAAGCGAAGAGTCCTTGAGGTCACACTAGATCATTAA